In Acholeplasma equirhinis, the following proteins share a genomic window:
- the prfB gene encoding peptide chain release factor 2 has product MEKYEVYKTLERFEVSINDLEKAINLDVLNARLLELEELMHEPTFWNDPNRAKKVTQEATGLNYKKDMIKKLKAQYEDLTMWLEESQEGTEAWEIVEDELKDLDHKLSNFEVEILLNEPYDDSNAILELHPGAGGTESMDWCSMLMRMYQRYAQLKGFKVELLNYLPGEEAGVKSVTMRISGPYAYGYLKAERGVHRLVRISPFDANKRRHTSFVSCDVAPEIDDDVEIQIKDEDLRIDTFQSSGAGGQSVNTTYSAVRLTHLPTGIVISMQNERSQIKNKEAAMTILKSKLIQLEIEAKQKEINDIKGEKTEIGWGNQIRSYVFQPYQMVKDHRTNYEVGNIQSVMDGDIDGFITAFLKVK; this is encoded by the coding sequence GTGGAAAAGTATGAAGTCTATAAAACTTTAGAACGTTTTGAAGTTTCAATAAATGATTTAGAAAAAGCAATTAATTTAGACGTGCTCAATGCACGTCTTTTAGAATTAGAAGAATTGATGCATGAACCAACCTTTTGGAATGATCCAAATCGTGCTAAGAAAGTTACCCAAGAAGCAACAGGACTTAACTACAAAAAAGATATGATCAAAAAACTTAAAGCTCAATATGAAGATCTTACGATGTGGTTAGAAGAATCTCAAGAAGGTACTGAAGCTTGGGAAATCGTTGAAGATGAATTAAAAGATTTAGACCATAAGTTATCTAACTTTGAAGTTGAAATTTTACTTAATGAACCATACGATGACTCAAATGCAATTTTAGAACTTCATCCTGGAGCAGGTGGTACAGAATCCATGGACTGGTGTTCTATGCTGATGCGTATGTATCAAAGATATGCCCAATTAAAAGGTTTTAAAGTTGAACTTTTAAACTATCTTCCAGGTGAAGAAGCAGGGGTAAAATCAGTTACTATGCGTATCTCTGGACCTTATGCTTATGGTTACTTAAAAGCAGAGCGTGGAGTCCATCGTTTAGTCCGTATTTCGCCTTTTGATGCGAACAAGCGTCGTCATACTTCATTTGTCTCATGTGATGTTGCACCTGAAATTGATGATGATGTTGAGATTCAAATTAAAGACGAAGATTTACGTATTGATACGTTCCAATCATCAGGTGCAGGTGGACAATCTGTTAATACAACATATTCAGCAGTTCGATTAACTCACTTACCAACTGGGATTGTTATTTCAATGCAAAACGAACGAAGTCAAATAAAAAATAAAGAAGCTGCAATGACAATTTTAAAATCAAAATTGATTCAACTTGAAATTGAAGCTAAACAAAAAGAAATCAATGATATTAAAGGTGAAAAGACAGAAATTGGTTGGGGAAACCAAATCAGATCTTATGTCTTCCAACCATACCAAATGGTAAAAGACCATCGTACCAATTATGAAGTTGGTAATATTCAATCCGTAATGGATGGTGATATTGATGGTTTCATCACTGCATTTCTTAAGGTGAAATAA